One window from the genome of Oligoflexus sp. encodes:
- a CDS encoding head decoration protein, which produces MKYQPGYTKVAKFEPKGIRLGHEQIRRDSVVIEKGQKLVMGSILGRKPNGKFVLCAAKNEDGTPVTDGSEKAYCILQVDVDATDSDREGEIYRQCAAFWLDLTVGRGHTMASVVEDLAARGIFINKGEK; this is translated from the coding sequence ATGAAATACCAGCCAGGATATACGAAAGTCGCAAAGTTTGAACCCAAAGGGATCAGGCTTGGTCACGAGCAGATCCGGCGTGATTCAGTCGTCATTGAAAAGGGCCAAAAGCTTGTCATGGGTTCAATTCTCGGTCGCAAACCCAACGGAAAATTCGTGCTGTGTGCTGCGAAAAATGAGGATGGCACCCCTGTCACGGACGGAAGCGAAAAAGCCTACTGCATCTTGCAGGTCGATGTCGATGCAACCGATAGCGACAGGGAAGGCGAGATCTACCGGCAGTGCGCCGCCTTCTGGCTCGATCTGACGGTCGGACGGGGTCACACCATGGCTTCGGTGGTGGAAGACCTGGCCGCTCGCGGCATCTTTATCAATAAGGGCGAAAAATAA
- a CDS encoding major capsid protein, whose amino-acid sequence MANLDIHSTYYLGGLFDQIVPEAALFLDTFFSKYPVIQSNSEKVYFDDVPGKTKGASPFVSPRREAPTFGREGYETNEFKPAYIKEKIDLTPDLGFSRIPGEKFGGEYSPMQRLEYYLAQDLRRLKDRWRNRLELMAAELVKTGKLTVKGDGIDAQLDFGRDKSLNISLSGNNSWASPEFKMREFLNKRRSNMASKNRRNTSPNIAWIGADAEEMLLRNSELKEIVSDFRRDAEVRLRLSPGLQSFENLVYVGNFGSVDFFKLEAKDPEGKPFIGPKQMLLTTGDIHGVQMFGAIWDLKAKLVPTPVFMKSWEIESPSTRFVELQSAPILGSFDPNCAELIDIAS is encoded by the coding sequence ATGGCGAATCTTGATATCCACAGTACCTACTACCTCGGTGGTCTTTTCGATCAGATTGTTCCTGAGGCTGCGCTCTTTCTCGATACCTTTTTTTCAAAGTACCCTGTTATTCAGTCGAACAGTGAGAAGGTCTACTTTGATGATGTACCTGGGAAGACCAAGGGTGCCTCGCCTTTTGTCAGTCCCAGACGTGAAGCTCCGACCTTTGGCCGGGAAGGCTATGAAACGAATGAATTCAAGCCGGCATATATCAAGGAGAAAATTGATCTCACGCCCGACCTTGGCTTTTCCCGTATTCCCGGGGAAAAATTTGGCGGCGAATATTCGCCCATGCAGCGCCTGGAATACTATCTGGCCCAGGACTTGAGGCGCCTCAAGGATCGCTGGCGCAATCGTCTCGAGCTCATGGCGGCCGAGCTTGTCAAAACGGGAAAGCTGACAGTCAAGGGCGACGGAATTGACGCTCAGCTGGATTTTGGTCGCGATAAATCCTTGAATATCAGTCTTTCCGGCAACAACTCCTGGGCGAGTCCCGAATTTAAAATGCGCGAATTCTTAAACAAGCGCCGCTCGAATATGGCTTCAAAAAACAGACGCAATACCAGCCCCAATATCGCCTGGATTGGTGCCGATGCAGAGGAAATGCTCCTCCGAAACAGTGAACTGAAAGAGATTGTCTCAGACTTCAGGCGCGACGCAGAGGTTCGGTTGAGGCTTTCGCCAGGTCTTCAGTCATTTGAAAACCTCGTTTACGTCGGGAATTTTGGGAGCGTCGATTTTTTCAAGCTGGAAGCCAAGGATCCCGAGGGCAAACCCTTCATTGGGCCAAAGCAGATGCTTTTGACCACGGGCGATATCCATGGCGTCCAGATGTTCGGTGCCATCTGGGACCTCAAGGCAAAGCTCGTGCCGACTCCCGTCTTTATGAAGTCCTGGGAGATCGAGTCCCCCAGCACTCGTTTTGTTGAACTTCAGTCGGCGCCGATCCTTGGAAGCTTCGATCCCAACTGCGCTGAGCTGATTGATATTGCCTCCTGA
- a CDS encoding phage baseplate assembly protein V, producing the protein MNDLAIQDLIRRVDNILRPGTISAVDLERGRVRVRLGPNLETAWLGCLEQWAGNPRSSTPPKLQEQVLVLAAGGELKAGYVLRGLPSAKHPRPSKSPDMHITSFDDGLELSYDTASNSLLISRPAGLKLIVKATSVEFETEKFEVFNKARVGLIKTISDVLKLIFGSKTSTMMGPQPLLPASVEAPAKAQIIDSFGG; encoded by the coding sequence ATGAATGATCTGGCGATTCAGGATTTGATAAGGCGCGTGGACAATATCCTGAGGCCTGGAACCATTTCAGCGGTCGACCTTGAGCGGGGTAGAGTCCGAGTGCGGCTCGGTCCAAATCTTGAAACGGCCTGGCTCGGATGCCTGGAGCAATGGGCGGGAAATCCGCGGTCATCGACACCGCCGAAGCTACAGGAGCAGGTGCTTGTGCTCGCTGCAGGGGGAGAACTGAAGGCCGGATATGTGCTGCGTGGCCTTCCCTCCGCGAAGCATCCGAGGCCATCAAAGAGCCCTGATATGCACATCACTTCCTTCGATGATGGTCTTGAACTGTCATACGACACGGCATCGAATAGCCTTCTCATCTCAAGGCCTGCCGGTCTGAAGCTTATCGTGAAAGCCACGTCCGTCGAGTTTGAGACAGAAAAGTTCGAAGTTTTCAATAAGGCCCGCGTAGGACTAATCAAAACAATTTCGGATGTTTTGAAGCTTATTTTTGGCTCCAAAACGTCGACCATGATGGGGCCACAGCCTCTTCTCCCAGCGTCCGTTGAGGCCCCGGCCAAGGCACAGATCATTGATTCATTTGGAGGATAG
- a CDS encoding S49 family peptidase has product MSYLLSYLTKSTWAMTEEALRSLLAVVQNRKKEGALEKYAGEPIKRARKAHNRGGIGVIPVRDSLFMRANLMTEHCGATSYETLMRDFHSLLSDESIHAILFDIDSPGGEAGGCSELADAIFSARGQKPILAYISDYGASAAYWIASACDRIYASDSAIVGSIGTQIVAFSGDMEGEIRIVASQSPNKNRDPGTPEGAEALQERADALAEIFIGKVAQYRGISRDSVLKNYGQGAVFVGEKARRQGLVDGISTLEKVMETLGEKTVTSSEEITAAYIAEKHPEIAQHFKEIGAASVLEKVDAEQKRVASIRESAKGLVSEEFCKGLVEGGLPAHEAMAAIIREAQKNPMKPGPDSRQAEDSQLSGLNALPIESARGEGPQSLDERLKATFAMLQKTGTIRLREIT; this is encoded by the coding sequence ACCTGGGCCATGACCGAAGAGGCTTTGAGAAGCCTTCTCGCCGTCGTTCAAAACCGGAAAAAAGAAGGGGCTCTTGAAAAATATGCGGGCGAGCCCATTAAAAGAGCCCGAAAAGCTCACAATCGGGGCGGGATCGGAGTGATCCCGGTCCGTGATTCACTCTTTATGCGCGCAAATCTCATGACGGAACACTGCGGAGCCACCTCCTACGAGACGCTCATGCGTGATTTTCACTCGCTGCTCTCAGATGAGTCCATTCATGCCATTCTCTTTGATATCGACAGCCCTGGCGGTGAAGCCGGCGGCTGCTCGGAGCTTGCCGACGCAATTTTCAGTGCCCGGGGACAAAAGCCCATCCTCGCCTACATATCCGACTATGGGGCCTCGGCCGCTTACTGGATCGCAAGCGCATGTGACCGGATCTACGCCTCGGACTCGGCGATTGTGGGCAGTATCGGAACACAGATCGTTGCATTTTCTGGCGACATGGAAGGGGAAATCAGAATTGTGGCCAGCCAATCTCCCAATAAAAACCGTGATCCTGGTACTCCTGAGGGAGCTGAGGCGCTTCAGGAAAGAGCTGATGCCCTTGCAGAGATTTTTATCGGAAAGGTTGCACAGTACCGCGGAATAAGCCGCGACAGTGTCCTGAAAAACTACGGACAGGGGGCTGTTTTCGTCGGCGAAAAAGCCAGAAGACAGGGCCTTGTCGACGGGATTTCGACATTGGAAAAAGTCATGGAAACACTTGGAGAGAAAACAGTGACCAGTTCGGAAGAGATTACTGCCGCATATATTGCGGAAAAACACCCGGAGATTGCGCAGCATTTCAAGGAGATCGGCGCAGCCTCAGTGCTTGAGAAAGTGGACGCCGAGCAGAAACGTGTCGCTTCCATCCGGGAAAGTGCAAAAGGCCTCGTTTCAGAGGAGTTCTGCAAAGGGCTTGTGGAAGGCGGCCTACCGGCTCATGAGGCCATGGCGGCCATTATCCGGGAAGCCCAGAAAAATCCCATGAAGCCAGGACCTGATTCAAGGCAGGCCGAGGACAGTCAGCTCTCGGGTCTCAATGCCCTGCCGATCGAGAGTGCAAGAGGCGAAGGGCCTCAGTCGCTTGATGAGCGGCTTAAGGCCACGTTTGCCATGCTGCAAAAGACCGGGACCATCAGGCTGCGGGAGATCACATGA
- a CDS encoding Rha family transcriptional regulator, whose translation MDLISKQDDRVYIGTENEPVTNSLILAREFEKNHHDILRAIRKKSFNYPKSFTERNFAVSEYRDETGKMNRMYVLSRDGFWAVVFGFTGKKAGRLQAEFIAEFNRRADIIHALQEQIRSENTSALPQHRKEYRHKYGYLQMKATADGNVEQEWVSGAKTIAEMNEIENHARLQHKRISLVWGNLKSFISELHPNDRFSQRFVDLLDDVKELAERCKPKAYAAKVIQVPIFSMDGVPLLGLNAAGADDHVAS comes from the coding sequence ATGGATCTGATTTCAAAACAGGACGATCGAGTTTACATCGGCACCGAAAACGAGCCTGTGACCAATTCGCTCATTTTGGCGAGAGAATTTGAAAAGAATCACCACGACATTCTGCGCGCAATTCGCAAAAAGTCTTTTAACTACCCGAAATCATTTACTGAACGCAATTTTGCGGTGAGTGAATATCGGGATGAGACCGGCAAAATGAACAGGATGTACGTGCTGTCGCGGGATGGATTCTGGGCAGTGGTCTTCGGATTCACAGGTAAAAAAGCTGGGCGTTTACAGGCTGAGTTCATCGCTGAATTCAACCGTCGTGCGGACATCATCCATGCGCTACAGGAGCAGATTCGCTCTGAAAACACGTCAGCCCTGCCTCAGCATCGAAAAGAGTATCGGCACAAATACGGCTACCTTCAGATGAAAGCCACAGCTGATGGAAATGTGGAGCAGGAGTGGGTATCCGGCGCAAAGACAATTGCGGAGATGAACGAGATCGAAAACCACGCCCGGCTCCAGCATAAGCGTATCAGCCTTGTGTGGGGAAACCTGAAGTCTTTCATTTCTGAACTTCACCCCAACGATCGTTTCAGTCAGCGCTTCGTTGATTTGCTTGACGATGTGAAGGAGCTGGCTGAACGATGCAAGCCAAAGGCCTATGCCGCAAAAGTAATCCAGGTTCCTATTTTTAGCATGGATGGAGTCCCGCTCTTGGGGCTCAATGCAGCCGGAGCCGATGATCATGTTGCCTCCTGA